The following coding sequences lie in one Changpingibacter yushuensis genomic window:
- a CDS encoding AbgT family transporter — protein MSQETVKKPGGFLNTIERVGNKVPNPTIMFVYLIGIIAVISAILQALKVSVTDEVVTQVPTEQLQQINEALGGTLVPFNLDTQTITSLPDYVIQEQTIAVRSLLSVGGLEKFFSGFVDNFAGFGVVAVVLVAMAGVGVAEQAGLMGALIRKIVKVAPRSTLAFILIFVGVLSSVASDAGYLILIPLAAAAFLSVGRHPLAGMAGAFAGVGAIFSVNLLITPTDSMLTEITNEALGATQEPLTVTANFYFSIVSSILIAIIATVLTVKVVEPRLGPYDPAEASVDVVADEIDEAAEAKGLRYSLWAFIAVVVGVLALSLPSGAPLRDSATGALIGATPFMASLVFIISLAFLVCGIAYGVGAGTMKGGDATVNAMAKTFASLGGLLVMFMMIAQFIALFNWTNLPTVAAVEAAQLLERINVPSVVLLVLFMIVIFVLDIILPGVVPKWAIFAPVFIPIFTALNVAPQTLLAAYRVADSPMNVLTPLMVYLPFIVTIAQRYKKDAGMGTVIALMLPYTLVIFISWVILYVAWFLLGIPWGPGAPVGL, from the coding sequence ATGTCTCAAGAGACCGTGAAGAAGCCCGGTGGCTTCCTCAACACGATCGAAAGAGTAGGGAACAAGGTTCCCAATCCTACGATCATGTTCGTTTATTTGATTGGAATCATCGCTGTTATTTCGGCCATCCTTCAGGCTCTGAAGGTTTCAGTCACGGACGAAGTCGTAACCCAAGTTCCCACCGAGCAGCTTCAGCAGATCAACGAAGCACTGGGAGGAACGCTCGTCCCGTTCAACCTCGATACCCAAACCATTACATCGCTACCGGATTACGTCATCCAGGAGCAGACCATAGCTGTTCGTTCGCTGCTTTCGGTGGGCGGGCTGGAGAAGTTCTTCTCCGGTTTCGTGGACAACTTTGCAGGATTCGGCGTGGTGGCTGTTGTCCTCGTGGCGATGGCGGGTGTTGGGGTTGCCGAGCAGGCTGGCCTGATGGGCGCCCTCATCCGGAAGATCGTCAAGGTTGCTCCTCGATCTACACTCGCCTTCATCCTCATCTTTGTGGGCGTGCTTTCTTCAGTTGCTTCTGACGCCGGATACCTTATCCTCATTCCGTTGGCGGCCGCCGCTTTCCTTTCGGTGGGCAGACACCCGCTGGCAGGTATGGCGGGCGCCTTCGCCGGAGTTGGTGCCATATTCTCAGTCAACCTCCTCATCACACCCACGGATTCGATGCTGACTGAGATCACGAACGAAGCTTTGGGTGCTACTCAAGAGCCACTGACTGTCACCGCTAACTTCTACTTCTCGATCGTTTCTTCTATCCTCATCGCGATCATCGCGACTGTGTTGACAGTCAAGGTAGTGGAACCACGTCTTGGACCCTACGATCCTGCTGAAGCATCGGTCGACGTCGTCGCCGATGAAATCGATGAAGCCGCTGAAGCGAAGGGACTGCGTTACTCTCTGTGGGCTTTCATCGCAGTGGTGGTTGGTGTTCTGGCACTATCGTTGCCCAGTGGCGCGCCGCTGCGCGATTCGGCAACTGGAGCGCTCATCGGTGCCACACCGTTCATGGCCAGCTTGGTGTTCATCATTTCGTTGGCTTTCCTCGTGTGCGGCATCGCGTACGGTGTTGGTGCGGGAACGATGAAGGGCGGCGATGCCACGGTCAACGCGATGGCCAAGACTTTCGCATCCCTCGGCGGGCTGCTTGTCATGTTCATGATGATCGCCCAGTTCATAGCCTTGTTTAACTGGACCAACCTACCCACAGTGGCTGCGGTAGAAGCAGCTCAGCTCCTTGAACGCATCAACGTACCATCTGTTGTACTGCTGGTTCTGTTCATGATCGTCATTTTTGTTCTCGACATCATCCTGCCTGGCGTAGTTCCCAAGTGGGCCATCTTCGCACCTGTTTTCATCCCAATCTTCACTGCGTTGAACGTGGCACCCCAGACGCTTCTGGCCGCCTATCGGGTGGCTGATTCACCAATGAACGTGCTGACTCCACTCATGGTGTACCTGCCGTTCATTGTCACGATTGCCCAAAGGTACAAGAAGGATGCCGGAATGGGAACGGTCATCGCACTTATGCTGCCTTACACACTGGTGATCTTCATTAGTTGGGTGATCCTTTACGTTGCATGGTTCCTGTTGGGTATTCCGTGGGGTCCTGGTGCCCCCGTGGGCCTATAG
- a CDS encoding leucyl aminopeptidase family protein → MLPDEFALISPSLSAAITVNVGTELPADVQAEAIAVTSDGPVPDILGLDRAALVRAGFSGAVGSALALPVASGPVLVAVGMGPAGTVTANVLRDAAAAFARAVPQDAILGADVAGANVEPAAATAAIVEGIVLARYSWTLASRPRREVPVTSISFVVGADDVAAAQVGARRGLVQARVGSVARDLAVCPAQTLTSEAFADFAVESAPAAGLEATVYGRAQLEELNCGGLLGVNRGSAREPRMVVLSYKPEGVATGKLALVGKGITFDSGGISLKPGDESHSQMKNDMTGAGDILAAMLGLRDLGCTAEVTGYLMITDNMPSATAMQLGDILTMHDGTTVEVLNTDAEGRLVMADALALAAESDVDAIIDIATLTGACMRALGLRYAGVMGTSSDLVAQVESAGEAADELVWEFPLVAAYRSELDSSVADLKNLGGANAGQITAGLFLKEFIGSKPWAHIDIAGTAQAPAEDRWIRRGPTGFGARLLAEVASSFAVPEA, encoded by the coding sequence ATGCTTCCCGATGAATTTGCACTAATTTCACCCAGTCTTTCAGCCGCCATCACGGTGAACGTGGGCACGGAGCTTCCGGCCGACGTTCAGGCAGAGGCCATAGCGGTAACCTCTGATGGTCCCGTGCCAGACATTCTGGGCCTAGACCGAGCCGCACTTGTTCGCGCTGGGTTCTCCGGTGCCGTTGGCAGTGCTCTGGCACTTCCTGTGGCGTCAGGGCCGGTCCTTGTGGCGGTTGGGATGGGCCCCGCTGGCACTGTGACTGCCAACGTCTTGCGTGACGCTGCTGCAGCGTTTGCACGCGCGGTTCCTCAAGACGCCATCCTCGGAGCAGACGTGGCAGGTGCCAATGTGGAACCTGCTGCCGCGACCGCCGCCATCGTAGAAGGTATCGTCCTTGCGCGATACTCGTGGACTCTGGCATCCCGGCCGCGCCGAGAAGTGCCCGTCACATCCATCTCTTTTGTTGTTGGTGCCGACGACGTCGCAGCGGCGCAAGTGGGTGCGCGCCGTGGCTTGGTTCAGGCTCGCGTGGGCTCGGTGGCTCGCGATTTGGCGGTATGCCCGGCGCAGACGTTGACGTCTGAAGCCTTTGCTGATTTTGCGGTGGAGAGCGCTCCGGCCGCAGGATTGGAAGCCACTGTGTATGGCCGCGCGCAGCTAGAGGAGCTCAACTGTGGCGGACTTCTGGGCGTCAATCGCGGTTCTGCGAGGGAACCGCGCATGGTGGTCTTGAGCTACAAGCCTGAGGGTGTTGCAACGGGCAAACTTGCTTTGGTAGGCAAGGGCATCACCTTTGATTCGGGTGGCATCTCCCTTAAGCCGGGCGATGAGTCGCACTCGCAGATGAAGAATGACATGACGGGAGCCGGTGACATTTTGGCGGCTATGCTCGGCTTGCGGGATCTTGGATGCACTGCCGAAGTCACCGGATACCTCATGATCACAGATAACATGCCGTCCGCCACCGCAATGCAGCTGGGTGACATCCTGACGATGCATGATGGAACAACGGTAGAGGTTCTTAACACCGACGCCGAAGGCAGACTGGTCATGGCAGATGCGCTGGCGCTCGCGGCTGAATCGGATGTGGATGCGATTATCGACATCGCCACGTTGACCGGTGCCTGCATGCGTGCTCTGGGCCTTCGCTATGCCGGGGTTATGGGAACGTCGAGCGATCTGGTGGCGCAGGTTGAGTCCGCAGGAGAAGCTGCCGATGAACTCGTGTGGGAGTTTCCCTTGGTTGCGGCCTACCGGTCAGAGCTTGACTCAAGCGTGGCCGATCTGAAGAACCTGGGTGGCGCCAACGCCGGGCAGATCACGGCAGGGTTGTTCCTCAAGGAGTTCATTGGCTCCAAGCCATGGGCTCACATTGACATTGCCGGAACAGCTCAAGCCCCTGCGGAGGATCGGTGGATCCGCCGCGGCCCAACTGGCTTTGGTGCACGCCTGCTGGCCGAAGTGGCCTCATCCTTCGCTGTGCCAGAAGCCTGA
- a CDS encoding sensor histidine kinase: MAERRAKMRAFVAVAVAAALEVPVCVVSIADNVAAYPLWWLMLAGLCLALAAAVAVAVVSNAGKAITHLATILLVLLPLGYVTEYPALRSVDPTAMWQIPTLWALEPVAMIAAVLTWPIYQAYAYGLLSVLSVPTAALLSGTPTQASWWGIMALHAGNLCFIAYGNAIHKQMVLREVSQEFRHLQVNAAARSAAWHRERTRLDSIIHDEVLSTLLSTVHGRNEDAGRLAERAKATLELLKQRLQREVRTPDVADTHGGAPDGKQGAAVNHEGTEDLTSDGTVNPDEFHSSSLSRRIHTLAHSYAVPVTEEDASGGEKLPHGDLHIPADATDALVEAATQALENAQQHAQGAAVLLRLRQTDNGVNVVISDAGPGFDPEKVDPRRFGIRTSIIEKMESVAGGEAKVRSGSRGTTVELSYRPNMPSQQQRPNHAPAPESDHFENQWFEREGEVPDALHLEPLIARNNHRKRNETAAFERLVVETSGPASTELRVVLMLLWVIGTMISVPDPTLGSHWPKAITAVLIGLASLASTTKHARLKPWHVAAVLTNTVAATVFTLTAVTEFPSAQPWAWQMSGNICGLVAMRGNTRLALVCFAFQSAGLGVWAAANGPMTSAQVIAATAYALSVSAGLVWNALVRRNLTTIIGRLDTAAQAQINREATAHAIAQGDRLVDRVQQYATPALEQIANLRVGVKLTDALRLRSEIAEASVRDLIRAPRLTVPPLEAACYSARLTGVDVRLYDDGAEATPLPELVLDDAARLIIEAAEHGASGILLRALPQGRPDLLVLRAEGLPEDGAHGAILRQSWPALHQASGTAKDEATSASRRAPKPVGPRRIHRSSAGA; the protein is encoded by the coding sequence GTGGCAGAACGGCGGGCAAAGATGCGGGCATTTGTGGCCGTGGCAGTGGCAGCAGCTCTCGAAGTGCCGGTTTGCGTAGTCTCGATTGCGGACAACGTGGCTGCCTATCCGCTGTGGTGGTTGATGTTGGCAGGGTTGTGTTTGGCACTCGCCGCGGCAGTTGCCGTGGCAGTCGTCAGCAACGCGGGAAAGGCCATAACTCACCTCGCCACGATACTTCTGGTACTTCTGCCACTTGGATATGTAACTGAATACCCAGCTCTCCGGTCAGTGGATCCCACAGCTATGTGGCAGATTCCCACTCTGTGGGCGCTAGAGCCGGTAGCAATGATCGCAGCTGTCCTCACATGGCCTATATATCAGGCTTATGCTTACGGGCTACTTTCTGTTCTCAGTGTTCCCACGGCAGCGCTGCTCAGTGGAACACCCACACAGGCATCGTGGTGGGGCATCATGGCTTTGCATGCAGGGAACTTATGCTTCATAGCCTATGGCAACGCGATCCACAAGCAGATGGTCCTCCGTGAAGTCAGCCAAGAGTTCCGCCACCTGCAGGTGAATGCAGCGGCTAGGTCTGCAGCGTGGCACCGCGAGCGCACTCGCCTTGATTCGATCATCCACGACGAAGTCCTCTCAACCTTGTTGAGCACAGTTCACGGCCGAAATGAGGATGCTGGGCGATTGGCAGAGCGGGCCAAGGCGACCTTGGAGCTGCTCAAGCAGAGGTTACAGCGTGAGGTACGTACGCCCGATGTGGCGGATACCCACGGAGGTGCACCAGATGGCAAACAGGGTGCGGCCGTAAACCACGAAGGCACCGAAGATCTGACATCAGATGGCACGGTGAACCCGGACGAGTTCCACTCATCTAGCTTGTCCCGCCGTATTCACACTCTCGCACACTCCTATGCTGTGCCCGTGACTGAGGAAGATGCTTCGGGAGGCGAGAAATTACCTCATGGAGATCTGCATATACCGGCAGATGCCACGGATGCACTCGTGGAAGCAGCCACCCAAGCTCTGGAGAATGCGCAACAGCACGCCCAGGGTGCAGCAGTACTGCTCAGATTGCGTCAGACAGATAACGGAGTGAACGTGGTCATCTCCGATGCCGGGCCCGGGTTTGATCCGGAGAAGGTCGACCCGCGCAGGTTCGGTATCCGCACCAGCATTATCGAAAAGATGGAATCCGTTGCGGGTGGAGAAGCGAAGGTACGTTCGGGTTCTCGTGGAACGACGGTTGAACTCTCTTACCGGCCGAACATGCCCTCGCAACAGCAACGGCCGAACCACGCACCAGCGCCAGAGTCAGACCATTTTGAGAATCAGTGGTTTGAACGTGAGGGAGAAGTGCCAGACGCACTGCATCTTGAGCCACTTATCGCGCGAAACAACCACCGAAAGCGGAACGAGACCGCAGCATTCGAGCGCCTCGTTGTGGAGACATCTGGGCCAGCATCTACGGAGCTTCGTGTGGTCCTCATGCTGCTGTGGGTTATCGGCACGATGATCTCAGTTCCTGATCCGACGCTCGGTTCCCACTGGCCAAAAGCAATCACAGCCGTCCTGATCGGGCTAGCGAGCCTAGCGTCAACCACAAAGCACGCACGCCTTAAGCCTTGGCATGTGGCAGCAGTCTTAACGAATACTGTGGCAGCCACAGTATTCACACTCACCGCAGTGACGGAGTTCCCGTCTGCTCAGCCGTGGGCATGGCAGATGTCCGGCAACATCTGCGGACTTGTGGCGATGCGTGGCAATACGCGTTTGGCTCTTGTCTGTTTCGCATTCCAGAGCGCAGGTCTGGGAGTGTGGGCCGCTGCCAACGGTCCGATGACTTCAGCCCAGGTAATAGCAGCCACCGCATACGCTCTATCTGTGTCCGCGGGGTTAGTGTGGAACGCCTTGGTGCGGCGCAATCTGACAACGATCATCGGTCGGCTGGATACAGCAGCTCAGGCGCAGATCAATCGAGAGGCCACAGCGCATGCCATCGCTCAAGGGGACCGCCTAGTTGACCGAGTCCAGCAGTACGCAACTCCAGCGCTGGAGCAGATCGCGAACCTCCGCGTAGGCGTGAAGCTGACAGATGCGCTTCGCCTGAGAAGTGAGATCGCGGAGGCATCAGTTCGCGATCTCATTCGCGCTCCCCGTCTGACCGTGCCACCGCTTGAGGCTGCTTGCTACTCTGCTCGCTTAACCGGAGTGGACGTTCGTTTGTACGACGACGGAGCCGAAGCCACACCACTGCCGGAACTTGTGCTTGACGATGCCGCACGGCTCATCATAGAAGCCGCGGAGCACGGCGCCTCGGGCATTCTGCTACGCGCACTCCCGCAGGGACGCCCCGACCTCTTAGTTCTTCGGGCGGAAGGATTGCCGGAGGATGGCGCGCACGGCGCCATCCTCCGGCAATCCTGGCCAGCCCTTCATCAGGCTTCTGGCACAGCGAAGGATGAGGCCACTTCGGCCAGCAGGCGTGCACCAAAGCCAGTTGGGCCGCGGCGGATCCACCGATCCTCCGCAGGGGCTTGA
- a CDS encoding response regulator transcription factor produces the protein MTIGSTNELSPTAALNRRSQDMEPRMQTIGLVDDHELVLVALAERLARISGIGLVITAKSVPELLERFAKADATHRAPNLVLLDLRLADGTRPRTNVEQLTALGAHVLAYTSGEDVGLLREAVHANVLGVISKREPVTAVIDAVQRALSGEVVASTDWAAVIDADLDAIVHLTPREREVLSLYANGETADSVARMLWISRDTVLDHIRRIRAKYAAVSRPADTKIDLYRQAAEDGLIIHS, from the coding sequence ATGAACTCTCACCAACCGCAGCGCTCAACCGGCGTTCGCAAGATATGGAGCCACGGATGCAGACCATCGGTTTGGTTGATGATCACGAGCTGGTTCTGGTCGCCCTTGCTGAACGCCTCGCCCGAATCTCAGGTATCGGCTTAGTGATCACGGCCAAGTCTGTGCCCGAACTTCTTGAGCGCTTCGCCAAGGCAGACGCCACTCACCGCGCCCCCAACCTTGTTCTCTTGGACCTTCGTCTTGCGGACGGCACTAGACCACGCACCAATGTTGAGCAGCTCACTGCGCTGGGCGCCCACGTGTTGGCCTATACGTCCGGCGAAGACGTAGGTCTGTTGCGCGAAGCCGTCCATGCCAACGTGCTCGGAGTCATATCAAAACGCGAGCCTGTCACTGCGGTGATCGACGCCGTCCAACGTGCTTTGAGTGGCGAAGTGGTGGCATCGACTGATTGGGCCGCCGTCATCGATGCTGACCTCGACGCAATCGTCCACTTGACTCCGCGCGAACGCGAGGTTCTCAGCCTCTATGCCAACGGCGAGACCGCCGATTCCGTCGCCCGAATGCTGTGGATATCCCGGGATACCGTGCTGGACCATATCAGGCGCATTCGTGCGAAGTATGCAGCAGTATCGCGGCCAGCAGATACGAAGATTGATTTGTATCGGCAAGCCGCCGAAGACGGCCTCATCATTCACTCCTAA